One part of the Mya arenaria isolate MELC-2E11 chromosome 3, ASM2691426v1 genome encodes these proteins:
- the LOC128228797 gene encoding uncharacterized protein LOC128228797 produces the protein METNDRFQHPASLSGASTNFSHQPNAMHYHQTPSTSNGGNNHAQLYHKVLDSEQLPIREMRFGDGNNVCVDELKPKQSLNAMEISCGAENQLRYQVSNNSREQDGLHLLADETKELKDKKKKDVLTEIEVARIARCIGRDWEMLASELGCGQIDIEAITKDNPNNMRMQIRAMLQEWKNRKRRAATKDALKRAICNCKSLVVNWDDLEEIIC, from the exons ATGGAAACCAACGACAGATTTCAACATCCTGCTTCTTTATCAGGGGCTTCGACAAATTTCTCCCATCAGCCTAATGCAATGCATTATCATCAAACACCTTCAACGAGCAACGGAGGTAACAACCATGCACAGCTATATCATAAAGTTCTTGATTCAGAACAACTTCCAATAAGAGAAATGCGATTTGGAGATGGGAACAACGTTTGTGTtgatgaactaaaaccaaaacaa AGTCTTAACGCAATGGAAATTTCATGCGGTGCTGAAAATCAATTACGCTATCAAGTTTCGAATAATTCAag GGAGCAGGACGGTCTTCATTTATTAGCCGACGAGACAAAAGAATTAAAAG atAAGAAAAAGAAGGACGTTCTAACAGAAATAGAAGTGGCACGTATTGCACGTTGTATTGGAAGGGATTGGGAAATGCTAGCAAGTGAGCTAGGGTGTGGCCAGATAGACATTGAGGCGATTACTAAAGATAATCCCAATAATATGCGGATGCAAATAAGGGCCATGTTGCAGGAATGGAAAAACAGAAAAAGGCGCGCGGCAACCAAAGATGCTCTCAAAAGAGCAATTTGTAATTGCAAGTCGCTTGTAGTGAATTGGGATGACCTTGAAGAGATTATTTGTTAA
- the LOC128228788 gene encoding acid sphingomyelinase-like phosphodiesterase 3b gives MWKTLLSWLDQLLNVSSASNEKVILAGHVPPGYTTPRAVRWMTKTFNQKFVDIVLRHSSTIAALHFGHEHHDSFRIFYDGEVAVATLFIAPSVTPWRYQLPGGEVEPAHNPGARLVKYDRQTGKTLDILQYYADLDTVNLDQQFVWTLGYSATAMYGVPDLSVDSMHKVVNSLSDGSGSEFQNYVKWYNTNGKNPADLCNALCHHVVMCGLRYMTEKPFQQCLHHSTHT, from the exons ATGTGGAAGACCCTGCTTAGTTGGCTAGATCAACTTTTGAACGTATCAAGTGCCTCAAATGAGAAG GTTATTTTGGCTGGTCATGTTCCACCTGGATACACCACTCCAAGAGCTGTACGTTGGATGACAAAAACTTTCAACCAGAAGTTCGTAGATATTGTCCTACGTCATTCATCGACAATTGCAGCCTTGCATTTTGGTCATGAGCACCACGACAGTTTTCGTATATTTTATGATGGAG aGGTCGCTGTTGCAACATTGTTCATTGCCCCGTCGGTGACACCCTGGAGGTACCAGCTTCCAGGAGGTGAGGTTGAACCTGCACACAACCCCGGAGCAAGGCTAGTCAAATACGACCGTCAGACTGGCAAAACACTGGACATCTTGCAGTATTATGCTGATTTAGATACGGTCAACCTTGATCAGCAGTTCGTATGGACACTGGGATATAGCGCTACTGCGATGTATGGTGTTCCGGATCTAAGTGTAGATTCGATGCACAAAGTGGTGAACAGTCTTTCTGACGGATCTGGATCAGAGTTTCAGAACTATGTTAAATGGTACAACACCAATGGGAAAAATCCTGCTGATCTATGTAATGCTCTGTGTCACCATGTTGTCATGTGTGGACTGAGGTATATGACTGAAAAGCCATTCCAGCAATGCTTACACCATTCTACGCATACGTAA
- the LOC128228795 gene encoding acid sphingomyelinase-like phosphodiesterase 3b has translation MECLYLLTIFALFGVCSSDEGWFWHVTDFHWDFSYWTDQLSCNGMNISQPGTFGNQWCDSPWSLVEESIKGLGPVRSQVDFIIWTGDTVPHVSGSHLSKDLNYELVENITSLMQQEFPNTKVYATFGNHDHYPTNLFPPNNDDIYNATYLIWKAWINDDSQMDNFHKGGYYTVKLGNSLRLIALNSNMYYTKDTATAHLEDPADQFRWLEQTLNSSQAANEKVILIGHVPPGYTTPRAVRWMTKEFNQKFVDIVLRHSSTIAALHFGHEHHDSFRLFYKGENPVATLFIAPSVTPWRYQLSNGEIEPAHNPGARLVKFDRQTGKTLEILQYYADLDKVNANKQFVWTLGYNASSIYGIPDLGDDSMHEVVGKLTESSNSEFLNFVKWYNTNGKNPTETCSSKCHQAVICGLRHMTENAFQKCLDQSTSTQTMPIPNIFVTLVSLIFLAF, from the exons ATGGAATGTCTTTATTTACTAACCATATTCGCTCTGTTTGGGGTTTGTTCTTCAGATGAGG GTTGGTTCTGGCACGTAACCGACTTCCACTGGGATTTCTCCTACTGGACTGACCAGTTGTCCTGCAATGGTATGAACATCTCTCAGCCGGGAACATTCGGTAACCAGTGGTGTGACTCCCCTTGGTCACTTGTGGAAGAATCCATCAAAGGTTTGGGGCCAGTCCGCTCACAAGTCGACTTCATTATATGGACTGG AGACACAGTGCCTCATGTTTCTGGCTCCCATCTGAGTAAAGACCTTAACTATGAACTGGTAGAGAATATAACGTCATTAATGCAGCAAGAGTTTCCGAATACAAAGGTTTATGCAACATTTGGAAACCACGACCACTACCCTACCAACCTGTTTCCGCCGAACAATGACGATATCTACAATGCGACATACTTGATATGGAAAGCGTGGATAAATGATGACAGTCAGATGGACAATTTTCATAAAG GCGGATACTACACAGTGAAATTGGGCAATTCCTTGCGCCTGATTGCTTTGAACTCGAACATGTACTACACCAAGGATACTGCAACAGCACATCTGGAGGACCCTGCTGACCAGTTCAGATGGCTCGAACAAACCCTGAATTCTTCTCAAGCCGCAAATGAAAAG GTGATTTTGATTGGTCATGTCCCACCGGGATACACGACGCCGAGAGCTGTGAGATGGATGACTAAAGAATTCAACCAGAAGTTCGTAGATATTGTTCTCCGTCATTCATCGACAATTGCAGCCTTGCATTTTGGACATGAGCACCACGACAGTTTTCGCCTATTTTATAAAGGAG AAAACCCCGTGGCAACATTGTTCATTGCCCCTTCGGTAACCCCATGGAGGTACCAACTCTCAAACGGGGAAATCGAACCTGCACATAACCCTGGCGCAAGGCTTGTTAAATTTGACCGACAGACGGGCAAAACGTTGGAAATATTGCAATACTACGCCGATCTCGACAAAGTGAATGCAAACAAACAGTTCGTGTGGACTCTTGGTTACAACGCTTCGAGTATTTACGGCATTCCTGATCTTGGCGATGATTCAATGCACGAAGTAGTGGGTAAACTCACCGAATCGTCCAACTCAGAGTTTCTGAACTTTGTAAAATGGTACAACACCAACGGGAAAAATCCTACAGAAACTTGTTCTTCTAAATGCCACCAGGCGGTCATATGTGGACTGAGACATATGACCGAAAACGCATTCCAGAAATGCTTGGACCAATCAACGAGCACACAGACTATGCCAATACCAAATATCTTTGTTACGCTTGTTAGTCTCATTTTCCTtgcattttag